A genome region from Streptomyces pratensis includes the following:
- a CDS encoding heme o synthase: MCVTAVESRPAGVALTPSPGGHRPFGARIKAFVALTKPRIIELLLITTVPVMFLAAQGVPDLWLVVTTTIGGYLSAGGANALNMYIDRDIDALMDRTSQRPLVTGMVSPRECLAFGIALGVISTVWFGLLVNWLSAALALGALLFYVVVYTMLLKRRTSQNIVWGGIAGCMPVLIGWSAVTNSMSWAAVILFAVIFFWTPPHYWPLSMKVKDDYARVGVPMLPVVASNRVVARQIVIYSWVMVGVSLMLTPLGYTGWFYTLVAVLTGGFWLWEAHGLQNRAKSGVTGAKLKEMRLFHWSITYVSLLFVAVAVDPFLR; encoded by the coding sequence GTGTGCGTGACGGCCGTCGAGTCCCGACCCGCAGGGGTCGCCTTGACTCCGAGCCCAGGGGGCCATCGCCCGTTCGGGGCCCGCATCAAGGCATTCGTGGCTCTTACCAAGCCGCGCATCATCGAGCTGCTGCTGATCACCACCGTTCCGGTGATGTTCCTCGCCGCTCAGGGCGTGCCCGATCTTTGGCTCGTAGTTACCACCACCATCGGCGGATATCTCTCCGCGGGTGGTGCCAATGCGCTCAACATGTATATCGACCGTGACATCGACGCGCTGATGGACCGCACGTCACAGCGTCCGCTGGTCACCGGCATGGTGAGCCCTCGGGAGTGCCTTGCCTTCGGAATCGCCCTCGGGGTGATTTCCACGGTGTGGTTCGGACTGCTCGTGAACTGGCTCTCCGCGGCTCTCGCGCTGGGCGCACTTCTGTTCTACGTGGTCGTCTACACGATGCTGCTGAAGCGCCGCACCTCGCAGAACATCGTCTGGGGCGGAATCGCCGGGTGCATGCCGGTACTCATCGGCTGGTCCGCCGTGACCAATTCGATGAGCTGGGCCGCGGTCATTCTTTTCGCAGTCATCTTCTTCTGGACGCCGCCGCACTACTGGCCGCTGTCGATGAAGGTCAAGGACGACTACGCCCGGGTCGGCGTCCCGATGCTCCCGGTCGTCGCCTCCAACCGTGTGGTCGCCCGCCAGATCGTGATCTACAGCTGGGTGATGGTCGGCGTCTCCCTCATGCTGACCCCGCTCGGCTACACCGGGTGGTTCTACACCCTGGTGGCGGTGCTGACCGGTGGCTTCTGGCTCTGGGAGGCGCACGGCCTGCAGAACCGGGCGAAGAGCGGCGTCACCGGCGCCAAGCTCAAGGAGATGCGGCTCTTCCACTGGTCCATCACCTATGTCTCGCTCCTCTTCGTCGCCGTCGCGGTGGACCCCTTCCTGAGGTAG
- the tkt gene encoding transketolase, giving the protein MSTKPTTTDLQWTELDQRAVDTVRVLAADAVQKVGNGHPGTAMSLAPAAYTLFQKVMRHDPADADWTGRDRFVLSAGHSSLTLYIQLYLAGYGLELDDLKAFRTWGSKTPGHPEYGHTTGVETTTGPLGQGVANAVGMAMASRYERGLFDPQAAPGTSPFDHTVWVIAGDGCLQEGISAEASSLAGHQKLGNLVLLWDDNHISIEGDTETAVSEDTLKRYESYGWHVQRVDQSPDGDLDPEGLFRALQAAKAETERPSFIAARSIIAWPAPNAQNTEAAHGSALGDDEIAATKRVLGFDPEKTFEVSDEVISHTREALDRGREAKAEWEKSFAAWRTANPERAADFDRIAAGELPTGWEEKLPVFEAGHGVATRAASGKVLQALGAVIPELWGGSADLAGSNNTTIDKTSSFLPVGNPLPEADPYGRTIHFGIREHSMAAAMNGIALHGNTRIYGGTFLVFSDYMRNAVRLSALMHLPVTYVWTHDSIGLGEDGPTHQPVEHLASLRAIPGLNVVRPGDANETAIAWREILKRGKKDFGKSAPHGLALTRQGVPTYPANENAAKGGYVLLDAEGGDAQAVLIATGSEVHLAVEARDELQAAGVPTRVVSMPCVEWFEEQDQAYKDSVLPPSVKARVAVEAGIGLTWHRYVGDAGRIVSLEHFGASADAKVLFREFGFTAAHVAEAARESLASAAR; this is encoded by the coding sequence GTGAGCACCAAGCCGACCACCACAGACCTCCAGTGGACCGAATTGGACCAGCGGGCCGTGGACACCGTCCGCGTCCTCGCCGCGGACGCCGTACAGAAGGTCGGAAACGGCCACCCGGGTACGGCGATGAGCCTTGCTCCTGCCGCGTACACCCTCTTCCAGAAGGTGATGCGTCACGACCCGGCGGACGCGGACTGGACCGGACGCGACCGGTTCGTTCTGTCCGCGGGCCACTCCAGCCTGACGCTGTACATCCAGCTCTACCTCGCCGGATACGGCCTGGAGCTGGACGACCTCAAGGCTTTCCGCACCTGGGGCTCCAAGACGCCCGGACACCCGGAGTACGGCCACACCACCGGTGTCGAGACGACGACCGGCCCGCTGGGCCAGGGTGTCGCCAACGCCGTGGGCATGGCCATGGCCTCGCGCTACGAGCGCGGCCTCTTCGACCCGCAGGCGGCCCCCGGCACGTCCCCGTTCGACCACACCGTCTGGGTCATCGCCGGTGACGGCTGCCTCCAGGAGGGCATCTCCGCCGAGGCGTCCTCGCTGGCCGGTCACCAGAAGCTCGGCAACCTGGTGCTGCTGTGGGACGACAACCACATCTCCATCGAGGGCGACACGGAGACCGCGGTCTCCGAGGACACCCTGAAGCGCTACGAGTCCTACGGCTGGCACGTCCAGCGCGTGGACCAGTCGCCCGACGGCGACCTGGACCCCGAGGGTCTCTTCCGCGCGCTGCAGGCCGCCAAGGCCGAGACGGAGCGCCCGTCGTTCATCGCGGCCCGCTCGATCATCGCCTGGCCCGCCCCGAACGCCCAGAACACCGAGGCCGCGCACGGCTCGGCGCTCGGTGACGACGAGATCGCGGCCACGAAGCGCGTACTCGGCTTCGACCCGGAGAAGACCTTCGAGGTCTCCGACGAGGTCATCTCCCACACCCGTGAGGCGCTGGACCGCGGCCGCGAGGCCAAGGCCGAGTGGGAGAAGAGCTTCGCCGCGTGGCGCACCGCCAACCCGGAGCGCGCCGCCGACTTCGACCGCATCGCCGCGGGCGAGCTGCCCACGGGCTGGGAGGAGAAGCTCCCCGTCTTCGAGGCCGGCCACGGGGTCGCCACGCGCGCCGCCTCCGGCAAGGTCCTCCAGGCGCTCGGCGCCGTCATCCCCGAGCTGTGGGGCGGCTCCGCCGACCTGGCGGGCTCGAACAACACCACGATCGACAAGACGTCGTCGTTCCTCCCGGTCGGCAACCCGCTGCCCGAGGCCGACCCGTACGGCCGGACGATCCACTTCGGCATCCGCGAGCACTCCATGGCCGCGGCCATGAACGGCATCGCGCTGCACGGCAACACCCGCATCTACGGCGGCACCTTCCTGGTGTTCTCCGACTACATGCGCAACGCCGTCCGGCTCTCCGCGCTGATGCACCTGCCGGTGACGTACGTGTGGACGCACGACTCGATCGGTCTCGGCGAGGACGGTCCGACGCACCAGCCGGTCGAGCACCTGGCCTCGCTGCGCGCCATCCCGGGCCTGAACGTCGTCCGTCCGGGTGACGCCAACGAGACCGCCATCGCCTGGCGCGAGATCCTCAAGCGCGGCAAGAAGGACTTCGGCAAGAGCGCTCCGCACGGTCTGGCGCTGACCCGCCAGGGTGTACCCACCTACCCGGCGAACGAGAACGCGGCCAAGGGCGGCTACGTGCTCCTCGACGCCGAGGGCGGCGACGCCCAGGCAGTCCTGATCGCGACGGGCTCCGAGGTCCACCTGGCCGTCGAGGCCCGCGACGAGCTCCAGGCGGCCGGTGTGCCGACCCGAGTGGTCTCGATGCCGTGTGTCGAGTGGTTCGAGGAGCAGGACCAGGCGTACAAGGACAGCGTTCTGCCGCCGTCCGTCAAGGCGCGGGTCGCCGTCGAAGCCGGTATCGGTCTCACCTGGCACCGCTACGTCGGCGACGCCGGCCGGATCGTCTCGCTGGAGCACTTCGGTGCGTCCGCGGACGCCAAGGTCCTCTTCCGCGAGTTCGGCTTCACCGCCGCGCACGTGGCGGAAGCCGCCCGGGAA